The DNA region CCTCGCCCGGTTCCCGATCGCTGCACAGAGCGCCGGAGGCTACTTCTTCCCGTCCGTCACCGAAAAATCGGGTCCGCGCTTCTCCTCGATCGGCCCTTTCGGCGGGATAAAATCCCGCCTCTCGAGCATGAGATCGGCCAGAGTATACCGATCCAGCGTGCGAACAAAGTTGTTGAGCGCTTCATTCAGCACCTCGGGCAGGCGGCAGCGCTTGGTGATGACGCACCGATTGCCGGCGGCGAAGCATTCGACCAAGGCAAAGTCCGGCTCGGTCGCGCGTATGACGGCGCCGAGATGGATGGCCCCGGGCGGCTTTGCCAGGGTGAAACCGCCGGAACGTCCGCGCACGCCTTTGAGGTAGCCCAACCGCGTCAGGATGTTGACCACCTTCATCAGATGGGCGCGCGAAACGTTGTAGGCCTTCGCCGTCTCCTCGATGGTAATAAAGACGCTGGCCTTCGGCGGAGGCATGCATCAGCACCCGGAGCGCGTAATCGGAAAATGTCGTCAGCCGCATCGAAGCATCCGATCGAGAAGATCTGACCGATCCATGCGCCGGCGGCGCGACAGCAACCGACTTCGCGGCCGGTCCGGGGCGGCTCGGCCGCCGCGCGTCAACTCTCTCCTGCTGTTACAAGGATGATGCAATCCATAAACAAGCGTTCCAGGTTTGTCCAACAAGCTCGATACGACTTCCTCACGGCGGCGCGTCCCGTTGCGGTCGCGCTCTTTCCGGGCGGCGCAGGCAACCGGTCGCGCCCGGACCTTTGCGGCAACGCACTGCGCCCCGCATATCCGCGCCGGACTCCGCGATACGGCGGACGCCGTCTACGGCGGCGGCTTATTGCTCGCGGCACGGCCTTCTCCTCGCCAGGCCCGTGTGTCCGGCGGAGCCCCAGACCGTTGGTGCGCAGCGCCTGGAATTTGCCATCGACACTACCGGGCCCGATTTCAGCCGTCGCGGGCGCCGGCGGCTCCCGGGCAAAACGGGCGTCCGGAGCGTCGCTCTCCGCGAAAGGCAAGGCGAAGAAAGATTTGGCACCTGGCCCGAGGGTGCTCGCAATCCGCTCCGGCTCCAGGCTTGCGATCATGCGCTTTCCGTCCTCGGCCGGGCCAAGCGCTGCCCGGCTCAAGCCCGCCCACTCCGCCGGCCGCCGCTCCGTCAGGGAGCCGCTATGCCCGGCCGACCCCTTGACCAGTAGAGGCCGAGCGGCTAACCTAGCGGGTCACGGTGCTTATTCGGCGGCTCCTCTTGCCTCTGCTTCTGATCGCGCTCCTGCCCGCGCGGCTCTATGCTCCGCTCGTCTGGAGGCCCGGAGAGGGCTGGACCGACGAAAGCACGGGAGCCGGCCTCTCGGCGTCGAGCTCGCGCGATCAGCTGGCGCTCGGCAAGAAATTTCTGGATGCGAAGGACTACGACAACGCCATGCGCGCGTTCATGGTGCTCGTGCGCCGCTGGCCCTATTCCTTCTTCGCCCCGGAGGCGCAGTTCCGGATCGCCGAATGCCTGGAAAAGCGGGGGGATTTCCTCAAGGCCAATAAGGCTTACGACAAGATGATCCAGAAATATCCGGCGAGTTCCTTCTTCGAGCAGGCGCTCGAGCGGAAGCTGGCGATCGGCAACCTCTACCTGGCGGGAGAACCCCAGCGGGTGATGGGCGTGCCGTTCGGTCCATCGATGAAGATCGCCGTCGATATTTTCGAGTCGATCATCCGTGCGGCTCCCTACGGCCGGCTGGCTCCGATCGCGGAGTTTCAATTGGGCTTGGCGCGGACCAAGGAGAAGAAGTACAGCGAGGCGATCGCGGCCTACAGCCGGATTCTCGATAAGTATCCGAACTCGGAGCTGGCCGACGACGCGCAGTACCAGCTGGGCTACACTTGGTACCTGTCGGCCTTGGCGACAGCCTACGACCAGAGCGCCGGGGAAAAGGCGGTGGAAGCCTTCGAAGATTACATCATCCGTTACCCCTTGGGAGACAAGGTGGCCGCCGCCCGGGAGCATCTCGAGCTGCTCAAGAAGCGGTCCACTCTCGGAAGCTTCAGCATCGCCTCCTTTTACGAGAAGACCCGCAACTACAAGGCCGCCTTCATCTACTACAGCGATGTGATCCGCCAGAACCCCCAATCCGAGCAGGGGAAGATCGCGGAGCAAAAGGTCAAGCAGCTTCGCCCGATGGTCGAAAACCCCGATATCTCACCAATAGCGGGCATAGCGGAAGGCAAAAAGCCGGCAAAAGGGCATAGGAAAGGCCGTCTTTCCCTGGTATAAGTGCGTTAACGACACGTTACTACAACCAGAAAAAAGAAACGGCCTTCCATGACAGAGTGTAGCCAAGAGACTTTTGCGTTTACAGCGCATTTTTCGCGACGGGTGGAAGCGGGATTTTCAGTGGACCCCGATGGCAAGACAGATTTCCTCTGAATTTAAGCTGCATCTATTCCTTCAGTCGCAGCGGAACAGCGCTGCCCTGTTGTTGCGCGGGGAGAATCCCCTGCGCAGCGTAGCGGAGCAGGGCGTTCTCCCCGCGTTCCGCCGAAATGATCCGGGATGCTGGCCCCTCCTCCATTGCCATCCGCATAAACGGCGTTCGGTGTTCGGTAGCCCAGCGACTGGTGCGGACGCTCGCCGTTGTAGAAGGCAAAATACTCCTCCAGCCCGAGCGTCAACTCGGCCACCGTGCCGTACCCCTTCAGATACACATCCTCATGCTTGAGGCTGCGCCAGAGCCGTTCGACAAAAATATTGTCCAACGCTCGACCCCGTCCATCCATGCTAATCGCAATGCCTGCGCCCTTGAGCATGCCCGTGAACGTAGCGCTGGTGAACTGGGAGCCCTGATCGCTATTGAAGATCTCCGGCTTCCCGTACAGAGCCAGCGCATCCTCCAGGCAGTCGACGCAGAACGAGCTGTCCAGGCTGTTGCTGATCCGCCAGCCCAGTACCCGCCGCGAGTACCAGTCGATGATCGCCACCAGATAAACAAAACCTCGCAGGAGTTGAATGTACGTAATGTCGGAGCTCCAAACCTGATCGGGCCGGCTGACCTCCACGCCGCGCAGCAGGTAGGGATAAACAGCCTGCTCGGGATGTCCCACGCTCGTCGAAGGCCCCGGCGCCATCCCAGCCAACCCCATATGGCGCATCAACCGCTGCACCCGCTTGCGGTTTGCAACATATCCCAGTCGCCCCAGAAAACCACCATCCGCCGGCTGCCGTAAAACGGCCGCCGCGTGTATTCCTCATCCATCAGCCGGCACAGCAGCAAATCCTCCTCGCTTTGCTCGCCAGACGCCCCCCGCCCGTAGAACGTAGCCCGCGCCACCCCTGCCAGTTCGCATTGCCGCACCACCGCCAGTTCCGCCTCTCGCTCTATCCAGCCTATCCGTGCCTCGCTGCTCATAGTCCGGACTTTTTTTTAAGCCAGTCCAGCTCCATCTTCAGCCGACCAATCTCCCCATACAGCCGATCTTCATCCGCATGCGCAGCCGGCTTCGGCCCTCGCTTCCCTTCAAAAATCGTCGCCGCCCGCTCCAGGAGCTCTTTCTTCCAATGCCCGACCACGACTGGATGCACCCCGTACTGCTGCCCAATCTCGTTGAGCGTCTTCAACCCCCGGATCGCTTCCATTCCCACCTTCGCCTTGAACTCCGCGCTATGTGCCTTGCGCTTCCTGCCTTCGCTCATGCCATCACCCTCCCAAGATGGCAGCTTAAATCCCTGTCTCAAAATCGGGGTCCACTATAATCATGCGGGACCTGACACCTATCGACGACGTCGGCGTCGGATGGTTTGCTGCGTGTCGACATAACGAGGCTCCTCGGTCGCCGGTTCGATCCGATCGGCCGGCGAGAGCGACCTCTTTCTCCGGATGCTCGAGACGGTTCCGCAGACTGGATATCGCCTATTGTCGGACGCCCGATGGGTGCACCGCCGAGGCCGGTATCGGCACGCTGAGCATCGGTCACGACAGCAAGCTCTTTGTAAGGTCGCGACCATCGACGGTCTTCGGCATCCCTTTCTGCGACACCGCCGGGCGGTCGGTCGACTCTGATCCCGGCGCGATCGACGGCGGACTCGGAAGGGAACTGCGGTTGGTCGCGGCCGACCGATGTAACCGCCTTGCTCGTAACTCCGACTCCTGTTCTTCGATCCGCCTTGGATCGTTTGTGGAAGCTTACTGCAGCTTCCCTATCAAACATATATGAGCCCTATATCTTTGTTCGTCTTTTGCTGCCACCCACCTCTTCGACCGATGCGTCCGACGCGTCCACCATTCGGCCCTCCGCCGGGAAGAGGAGCTTCCGGCTCCCCATCCTCAGGCTGGTGACGACAATCGGGCGGCGGTGATTCCGCTTGCCGCCGATCTCGCCGACCAAAAGCTGCCTCATTCCGCTCCCCTTTCCGCCCGGCCCGGGCGCCGACCGGATTCCATGATGCGGACAGCCGGACGGAGGCCCGCTCCACCGGCTGGGCCTTATAACGCCCCGGGTTGCTGCGCCCGCATTGCTGCTCCGCCGTTTCGTGCGCAGGAGCAGGACGCCCGCATCCCGAACGGCGAAAGCGGCTGACCCTGGAAAAACAGACCGGTTCGCTCCGGCCGCGAAACGGTTGCGAAATGAAGCCGAGACGAAACATATCGGCGCCGTTCTCTTTTTTTGTTGCCTTAGTTGTCATCATAGCAATAACCTCGGCATGCAAGCGGTGCGGATGGGACTTTCATGAAAGCCTTCGGAAAGGGGGCGGCGGGCATCGGGGCCAGGAACGAGCGGGAGTACGAAGCGCTTCGCCGGCGCTGCGAAGAGCGTCTCCGGGATCTCGAGGCGGCCAAGCCGCTCCGCGAGGTGAACCTGCCCTCCCTCCTGCGCTCGCAGGGGATGAGCCGCCGGGATTTTCTCAAGTGGGCTTCGGCGACGACCGCCCTGCTCTTCCTGCCCGGGAGCTTCGAGAAGCTCGTGGCCCGCGCGGCGGCGGTAATGAACCGGGTGCCGGTGATCTGGGTCGAATACCAGGATTGCGCGGGCAACTCGGAGGCGATCCTGCGTGCGGACGGTCCCACGATCGACGAGCTGCTCCTCGACGTGATCTCCCTCGAGTACAACGAGACCCTGATGGCCCCCGCGGGCTTTCAGGCGGAAGCGCAGCTCGCGGACGCGGTGGAGACCTTCCGGGGGAAGTACATCCTGATCGTCGAAGGCTCGATCCCCACCGAAGCGGGCTTCGGGTGGAACGGGCCGCGGGGAGAGCTCTTCCTTGAGAACCTTAAGCGCCTCTCCCGCGACGCCCTGGCCGTCATCGCCGTGGGGAGCTGTGCCTCTTTCGGCGGAATTCCCGCCGCCTATCCCAATCCGACCAAGGCCGTCGGCGTCTGGGATGTGGTCAAGGGGAAGCCGATCGTCAACATTCCGGCCTGCCCGATGAACCCTGCCAACTTGGTCGGAGTCATCCTTCACTACGTGCTGACCGGCACGCTTCCCGAGCTCGATTATCTGCTCCGGCCGAAGTTCGCCTTCGGCTATCGGATCCACGACAACTGCGAGCGCCGCGCCCATTTCGACGCGGGGGAGTACGTCGAAAGCTGGGGGGACGAGGGAGCCCGCAACAACTTCTGCCTCTACAAGATGGGCTGCAAGGGCCCCATGACCTTCAACAACTGCTCGATTATCCGCTACAACGACGGAACCAACTGGCCGATCGGCGTCGGCCGGGGATGCATCGGCTGCTCGGAACCCGGCTTTTGGGACAAGTATGCTTATGAGCGCCCCATGGCGGGAGCGAATATTCCCGTTCCGGGCCTCTGGAACCTCGGAATCGAGAAGAGCGTCGACATTCTCGGCGTCGGCCTCCTGACCGCCGCCGCCGCAGGAATCGCGATCCATGCCTTCCTCAGCGCCAAGTACGGAAAGAAATCGGAGGAGCCGGGCGGCGGAGCGCGTCCCGACAAGGAGCGGCCATGAGCAGGCGCATCGTCGTCGACCCGATCACCCGGATCGAGGGTCACCTCCGGATCGAAGCAGTGTTGGATGACCAGAACACGATCCGGGACGCCTATGCCTCCGGAACGATGTTCCGGGGGATCGAAACGATCCTCAAGGGACGCGATCCGCGCGACGCCGGCCTTCTGGCGATGCGGATCTGCGGAGTCTGCACCGGAGCCCATTACTGGACCTCCATCCGAGCGGTCGAGGACGCCTTCGGAATCCGCATCCCGAATAACGCGCGGCTCGTCCGCAACCTGATCGCAGGCTCTCTCTACCTTCACGATCACTCGGTCCACTTCTACCATCTCCATGCGCTCGACTGGGTCGACGTCCTCTCGGCGCTCAAGGCCGACCCGCGTAAGGCGGTCGATGTCGCCTACCAATTTACGGACACCCCATGGAACGCAAGCGTCGAGCACTTCCGGAAGGTCCAGCAGCGGCTCGGAGGCTTTGCTGCTCAGGGCCGCCTCGGGATCTTCGCCGGCGGCTACTGGGGAAACCCGAGCTACCGCTTCTCCGCCGAGGAAAACTTGGTCGCCGTTTCCCACTATCTCGATGCGCTGGCGATGCAGCGGGGCGCGGCCAAGATGATGGCGATCTTCGGGGGAAAGAACCCCCACCCCCAGTCGATCGTCGTGGGCGGGGTCACCTGCGTCCAGGACATCGAGAACCCGAGCCGGATCTCCCTCTTCCAAAGCCTGCTTGAGGAGCAGCACCGGTTCATCCGGCAAGCCTACCTGCCCGACATCCTGATGGCCGCCCATGCCTACCGCGAGGAGGGCCTTTCCGGCATCGGGTCGGGCCTCAAGTCCTACTTGGCTTACGGCTTCTTCGACATGGACAACGACGGTCCGGGTCGCGGAAAGACCCTCTTCCCGAGCGGGATGGTCCTGGATGGAGATCTGTCCAAGGCCTACGATTTCGATCCCGGCAAGGTGACCGAGGACGTTCTCCACTCCTGGTATCGGGGCGGCGACGGCCTCCATCCCTATGTGGGAGTCACCGATCCGTCCTTCACCGGGCTGCGGAAAGAGGGGGACATCGCTTATTTGGACACCGAAGGCAAGTACAGCTGGATCAAGGCGCCGACCTACGACGGGCACCGGGTGGAGACCGGCCCCTTGGCGCGCCTGATCGTCGGCTACGCCCGGGGCGATGCCCGAATCCGAGCGGCGGTCGACGGGGTGCTCCAGCGCGCGGGTCTGCCGGCCACCGTCCTCTTCAGCACCCTCGGCCGGACGGCGGCTCGGGCGATCGAAGCCGACCTGATCGCCGACGCAATGGCCGGCTGGGCGGGAGAGCTCGCCAAGAACACGGCGGCCGGAGATCTCTCGACCTGGACCCCGTTTGATTTCGCAAAGGTCTCCGGGGACGCCCAAGGCTGCGGCTTGTCCGAGGCCCCGCGCGGGGCGCTCGGCCACTGGGTCAAGATCCGGGATGGGAAGATCGAAAATTACCAGGCGGTGGTCCCCACCACTTGGAATGCCTCTCCCCGCGACCGCAAAGGCAGGAGGGGAGCCTACGAGGAGGCGCTCATCGGCACCCGCCTGGCCAATGCCGACCAGCCGTTGGAAATTCTTCGCACCATTCACAGCTTCGACCCCTGCCTCGCCTGCTCGGTCCACATCGTCGACTTCCGCGGGAGAGACTTGGGTACCTATCAAGTGCTGTAGACCGGAAGACACGGCGGAGGAACTGTCGATGAAAGGAGAAGCAAGCGGAAATCTCGTTCGGGTGCTCCGGATGCCCGTAAGCTGGCGGATCTTCCACTGGGTCAACTTTCTTGCGGTTTTTGCGGCGGTCGTCACCGGCATCTACATCGCCCGCCCGTACTACCAGGCCATGATCGCCGAGCCGGCGGTCCGAAAATTCGTGATGGGATGGAATCGGGCGATCCACCTCTACGCCGCAATCCTGGTCGATGTCCTCTGCGTCGTCTCCTTCTACCTCTATTTCCTGAGCCGATTCGAGCGTCCCGTCCGCAAGCTCCTGCCGACGAAGGAACATCGACGGGAATTTCTCGAGGTGCTGGCCAACTTCTTCACCTTCAACCGGAGGAAGCGCTTCGATTCGGCCGAGCTCGACACCTTCAACGCCGCCTGGTTCACGCTCCTCCACCTCCTCCTCTTTTTTCAGCTATTCACCGGCCTTCAACTCTACGTCGACGGCCTCGAAAGCGGCCTCAGCTCGATCGGCGCCTGGTGGCCCTGGATCATCCACCTCGGCACGGACTGGACCTATTGGGCCTTCGGCGGCCGGATGGGAGTCCGCTGGGTCCACCACTTTACGATGTACCTGATCCTCGCGTGGATCGCCTTTCATGTCTATTATGAGATCTGGCGGACCGTCTACTGGCGCGAAGGCGATATCGCCATCGCCTTCGGCGGCGAAAAGATCGCGCGCCGGCTTCCGGGTGCAGCCGCCGACTGACCTTGCCGTCATCGGCTTGGGAAACGTGATCCTCCGCGACGAGGGGCTCGGCGTGCTCGCCGCCTGGATTCTGGAAAGCAACTACGCCTATGCGCCGGAAGTCCGCTTCTTCGATGGCGGGGTTCTCGGCCTCGATCTGGTTTCCGAGTTCGAGCGCCACGGCGGGCTGATCGTCCTCGATGCGGTCGCCAGCCTCGACCCGCCGGGCACGATCTATCGCTTCCCCGGAGAAGCGCTCTGGAAGCGGGAGGGAATGGCCCGAACCGCCCATGAAGTCGATCTGCTCGATGTCCTCAAGGTAGCCACGCTCCTCGGTTCGGTCCCCGACCTGGTCCTTCTCGGCATGGTTCCTGCCGAGGTCGGAGGACCCGCGCTCGGCCTCTCGTCGGCCCTGGAAAACTCCTTTCCTCGGTTCCTGGCCGCGGTGCTGCGGGAAATCCGCTCGCTCGGGATCGAGGTGCGGAAAAAGGCCTGCCTCTCCCTTTCCCAGATCCTCGAGGCCAAGACGCGGGTCCCGACGCCATGAGCGTTCCCTCGGCCCCTCTCCTGCTCCGGCTCGACCGATTCGATCCGGAAAGCGGGCTTTTCGCCTCCTTTGCCGATTCTCCCCGGGTGCCCCTGCTCCGCCTCCGCCCTCTCCCCACCAGCGGCAGAAAGATCCTCGAAGCGATCGGAGCCCTCGACGAAAACGCGGCACGGCTCCTGCCCCGGTTCCGGCGGAAGTTTCCGGACATGTGGGCAGCGGTGGAGGCGGTCGGCGCGGGTCTTCCGAACGGCACGGATCAAAGCCTTTTCTTCTTTTTCTCTCTCTGCAGCGTCGCTCTCGGGATCGAGGAAGCTGACATTCGGGATGCCGCCTCCGTTTTCTCCGGCCTCCAGATCGACTATGCCCTCATCCAGGAAGAGGAGCAGTGGCTCCTCGACACGAGAACGACCCTCCGTAGCCTCTGGAGCTACAAGCTGGCGGAGGTATCCAACGCCCTTCTGCTCTTCTCGCTCTTCGAATCCCTGGGGCAAACCCTGGGAGCCTTCGCGGGACGCTGCGGCGACCTCCTGCGGGCGCAGGCGATCCGCCTCTCCGGCGACCTGGCGGCTCATCCCTTTCTCCGGGCGGGCCTGCGCCGAGGCCTTCCCCGCGGGTTCGCAACGCTGGAGGAAGCACCGGCCTCGGATGCCTCATTGCCCAACGGGCTCAATGCTTCCGGGCGAAAGAGCGCGGACCCCGATCTCCTTCCCGCTCCGGCCGCTCGCGCGACGGAAGAGAGAGAGCCGACCCGAGTAGAAGGCTAGCTGTCAGGTCCCGCATGATTGCGTACTGCTTTTTGGAAGAGATGCGGATGGGATTGTTGCCATGTTTTTAGGGCCTGAAGTGGGGTTTGGTGATTGAGCGATTTTTGAGGGTGGTGTTCGTTGTAGAGCCAGGCGTAGCGGTGGAGCGTGGTTTTCAGGTCGAGGGAGCTTTGGAAGTGATGAGTACGGAGGATCTGCGCCAGTCTTCCGTTGAAGCGCTCCACCATGCCATTGGTGCGAGGCGACTTTGGCTTGGTCAGGCGGTGCTCGATTCCCAATGCTTGGCAGAGCGCGTCGAACTCATGGGCTCCGGTAGCATCCTTGGCTGCTTGGCCGAAGACCCGATCGGTGAACTCCTTGCCGTTATCGGTGAGGATGGTTCGGATTTTCACGGGTGCCGCCTTGGCCAGCGCCTGGAGAAAGCTGCGGGCGGCCGCTGGGGTCTTTGCACGCTTGACCGCCAAGAAGACCCAACGGGTGGCTCGGGTCCTTGGCGACGAAGACATAACGGCGAGACGTCTCGTCGGCCATCTGGGGCAGGTATTTGAGGTCCACATGAAAGTAGCCCGGCAGCTAAACTTTAAAGGGTTGAGTGGGATTGGCCGGTTTTTCCGGTTGAGGCAGCCGGCAGTGGCCTCGGCGCCGCAGGAGCCGGCCCAAGGCCGAGCGGGTCATGGAGGGTTCGATAAATTCGCGGATGACGGCCAGCAGATCGTCCAGCGGCAGCCGGAGCTGCGTGCGCAAGTAGATCACCAGCTCTTCCTGTCCCGGATTGAGTGTCGTCGGAAGATGATGCGGGGTGTGGCTGGCATCCTCGACAAAATCCCGCTTCCGCCACCGACGAATCGTCTCCCGAGTCACGCGAAACTGCCTCGCCAACTCGTAATCGCTGCCCTTCGCCCGCCAGAATCGCCGTGCGGATCGCCGGCGTAGTCGTCGCATTTTTGTGCAGGGTGATTCTCATATCTTTACCTCGGCTTTCCAGCTTGCCACAACCTCCCGAAGCACCGCACGCCCGATCAGCAACGGACGGCGATTTGCTAGAAGGTAATCATGCGAACCCCAACATCTAGCGGCCATTTCTCACAAGCTTTCTCCTACGGCTTGCAAAACGGGCTCGTCTGCTTCGCTCCCGCTTGGTTTTCCATCCTCGCAGTATGTCTTCATACAGCTCCGGTGGAAAACCTGCGCCCGCCTCGCACCCAAGCCCATTTGCGGCGCCTCGGCTACGAAATTTGTGAGAAATGGCCGCTAAGAACGATGAGAGCCGCCATCTTTCCGGTCCTCGTTTTGCTCTAAGAGTTCGGGCTTCACGAGCGCTCGCTCGAGCGCCCGAAAGACGATGCCGAAAAGATGCGGCGATCCCAAGAGGCCCATCATCGCCGTCATCAGAAGCGCCGCTCCCTCCGCAGACGAAATCTCCGGCCGAAAGATCCCCTCCTCGCTTCCGTCCCGCAGCATGGCCTCCAGCCCGCCTCTCCATTCTTGCAGGAGCGGTTGAAGAATTCGGTCAATCGCCGGGCAGCGGCGGGAGCGATGAATGAGCTCTTGCATCACCAGCAGCAGCCCTTTCTCCTTCTCCCAGTAGAAGGCGGCATCCGCGAATTCCTGCCGGAGCCGCGCCAGCCCCGGGTTCCGCGCCCGAGGCGGTCCCGGCGCGTGCAGCGCCCGGAAGCGCTCGGCCAGGTGCCCCGCGACCCCTTGAATCAGCTCTTCCTTGGTCGGAAAGTAGTAGTGAAGCGTTGCGACATTCACACCCGCCTCTTCGGCCACGCGCCGGGTCCGCAGGCCTTCGAAGCCGCATTCGACCAGCACCGTCATCGCCGCCTCGATCAGCTGAGTCCTCCGGTCGAGGGCATCCGCCCGGAAAGATCGCTTCGGACGCCCCCTCTTTTTCTCCGCTCGGCTCGCCGCTCTTGCCTTCACCTCTTCCCCTACTTTTTCCCACGGGAGGCGACGAGCAGTGGGGAGTGGGAGCCGATCTCGAAGGATTCCACCACGGGAAAATCCGCTTCGGCCAGCCACTCGCCATACTCCTCGGCCGAAAAGATCCCTCCTTCCTCCGTGTTGAGAACCATCCGCAACCCGAAGAGCACCGGGTCGAGCGGCCCCGTCCTCTCGCGGTTGGGGAGGAACTCGGCGATCGCAATTCGTCCTGCCGGCCGGAGCGCCTCGGCGACCCGGCCGAGGAGCCTGCGCGACTTCGCCTCCCCCTCGCTATGGAGAATGTTGGCCAGGATCGCCAGATCGTACTCGGATTCGGGCAGCGAAACCTCCTGGATGTTGCCGGGCAGATATTCGTAGCGGTCGGCCATCCCGTGACGCTCGACGTAGCGGCGCGTATGCGCGAGCACGCCGGGGAAGTCGACGGCGGTCACCCGGGCCTCCGGATCGGCGTGCCCCACGGCCAGGCTCCAGACCGCCGATCCGCAGCCGATATCGAGAACCCGCAATCCCCGATGAGACGCACCGGCTCCCAGCGCATGCGCGGCCGCGATCGCCGGTCCCCGGTTGACGACGTGGAGGAAGCGGATCAGCAGCGGGAAAAACTCTTCGGCCCGCTTTTGCCGTTCCACCGCCTCGACCCCCTCCGCAGGCCCTCCGTTCCGAACCGC from Methylacidimicrobium sp. AP8 includes:
- a CDS encoding nickel-dependent hydrogenase large subunit, with the translated sequence MSRRIVVDPITRIEGHLRIEAVLDDQNTIRDAYASGTMFRGIETILKGRDPRDAGLLAMRICGVCTGAHYWTSIRAVEDAFGIRIPNNARLVRNLIAGSLYLHDHSVHFYHLHALDWVDVLSALKADPRKAVDVAYQFTDTPWNASVEHFRKVQQRLGGFAAQGRLGIFAGGYWGNPSYRFSAEENLVAVSHYLDALAMQRGAAKMMAIFGGKNPHPQSIVVGGVTCVQDIENPSRISLFQSLLEEQHRFIRQAYLPDILMAAHAYREEGLSGIGSGLKSYLAYGFFDMDNDGPGRGKTLFPSGMVLDGDLSKAYDFDPGKVTEDVLHSWYRGGDGLHPYVGVTDPSFTGLRKEGDIAYLDTEGKYSWIKAPTYDGHRVETGPLARLIVGYARGDARIRAAVDGVLQRAGLPATVLFSTLGRTAARAIEADLIADAMAGWAGELAKNTAAGDLSTWTPFDFAKVSGDAQGCGLSEAPRGALGHWVKIRDGKIENYQAVVPTTWNASPRDRKGRRGAYEEALIGTRLANADQPLEILRTIHSFDPCLACSVHIVDFRGRDLGTYQVL
- a CDS encoding TetR/AcrR family transcriptional regulator, translated to MKARAASRAEKKRGRPKRSFRADALDRRTQLIEAAMTVLVECGFEGLRTRRVAEEAGVNVATLHYYFPTKEELIQGVAGHLAERFRALHAPGPPRARNPGLARLRQEFADAAFYWEKEKGLLLVMQELIHRSRRCPAIDRILQPLLQEWRGGLEAMLRDGSEEGIFRPEISSAEGAALLMTAMMGLLGSPHLFGIVFRALERALVKPELLEQNEDRKDGGSHRS
- a CDS encoding methyltransferase, which codes for MDVRKFALDFDLSPFLFCTDSVRGSRIVRAAVDLGVFSRLAKEPGTAEQVAGSLGISVRGTRALLDGLTALQLLGKEKASYRLLPIAEALLVPGSPDYLGDLVQGSVLDQEWDRLAEAVRNGGPAEGVEAVERQKRAEEFFPLLIRFLHVVNRGPAIAAAHALGAGASHRGLRVLDIGCGSAVWSLAVGHADPEARVTAVDFPGVLAHTRRYVERHGMADRYEYLPGNIQEVSLPESEYDLAILANILHSEGEAKSRRLLGRVAEALRPAGRIAIAEFLPNRERTGPLDPVLFGLRMVLNTEEGGIFSAEEYGEWLAEADFPVVESFEIGSHSPLLVASRGKK
- the bamD gene encoding outer membrane protein assembly factor BamD, with translation MLIRRLLLPLLLIALLPARLYAPLVWRPGEGWTDESTGAGLSASSSRDQLALGKKFLDAKDYDNAMRAFMVLVRRWPYSFFAPEAQFRIAECLEKRGDFLKANKAYDKMIQKYPASSFFEQALERKLAIGNLYLAGEPQRVMGVPFGPSMKIAVDIFESIIRAAPYGRLAPIAEFQLGLARTKEKKYSEAIAAYSRILDKYPNSELADDAQYQLGYTWYLSALATAYDQSAGEKAVEAFEDYIIRYPLGDKVAAAREHLELLKKRSTLGSFSIASFYEKTRNYKAAFIYYSDVIRQNPQSEQGKIAEQKVKQLRPMVENPDISPIAGIAEGKKPAKGHRKGRLSLV
- a CDS encoding cytochrome b/b6 domain-containing protein, yielding MKGEASGNLVRVLRMPVSWRIFHWVNFLAVFAAVVTGIYIARPYYQAMIAEPAVRKFVMGWNRAIHLYAAILVDVLCVVSFYLYFLSRFERPVRKLLPTKEHRREFLEVLANFFTFNRRKRFDSAELDTFNAAWFTLLHLLLFFQLFTGLQLYVDGLESGLSSIGAWWPWIIHLGTDWTYWAFGGRMGVRWVHHFTMYLILAWIAFHVYYEIWRTVYWREGDIAIAFGGEKIARRLPGAAAD
- a CDS encoding hydrogenase small subunit, producing the protein MKAFGKGAAGIGARNEREYEALRRRCEERLRDLEAAKPLREVNLPSLLRSQGMSRRDFLKWASATTALLFLPGSFEKLVARAAAVMNRVPVIWVEYQDCAGNSEAILRADGPTIDELLLDVISLEYNETLMAPAGFQAEAQLADAVETFRGKYILIVEGSIPTEAGFGWNGPRGELFLENLKRLSRDALAVIAVGSCASFGGIPAAYPNPTKAVGVWDVVKGKPIVNIPACPMNPANLVGVILHYVLTGTLPELDYLLRPKFAFGYRIHDNCERRAHFDAGEYVESWGDEGARNNFCLYKMGCKGPMTFNNCSIIRYNDGTNWPIGVGRGCIGCSEPGFWDKYAYERPMAGANIPVPGLWNLGIEKSVDILGVGLLTAAAAGIAIHAFLSAKYGKKSEEPGGGARPDKERP
- a CDS encoding Rrf2 family transcriptional regulator, producing MPPPKASVFITIEETAKAYNVSRAHLMKVVNILTRLGYLKGVRGRSGGFTLAKPPGAIHLGAVIRATEPDFALVECFAAGNRCVITKRCRLPEVLNEALNNFVRTLDRYTLADLMLERRDFIPPKGPIEEKRGPDFSVTDGKK
- a CDS encoding hydrogenase maturation protease codes for the protein MQPPTDLAVIGLGNVILRDEGLGVLAAWILESNYAYAPEVRFFDGGVLGLDLVSEFERHGGLIVLDAVASLDPPGTIYRFPGEALWKREGMARTAHEVDLLDVLKVATLLGSVPDLVLLGMVPAEVGGPALGLSSALENSFPRFLAAVLREIRSLGIEVRKKACLSLSQILEAKTRVPTP